tttttaaaattaaaaaaattattttttaaatatgtatattatatatatatatatatatatattatagattttaataaaaaaatatgtacatAATCGGATGGTGAGAGGATTTGAGCATCTCTTGTTAGCCTATCCATCGTAGccaatcttatttatttttaaattgattgataatatatttatatcctttAAACTCTTTTATATAACTGCCAACCCATAATCCTGGCTATCATCTAAATTCCTTATTCCGCCGCTCCAAGCCTTCCACGGACCCActcgattgggactcttgagaatGTTAAAAACGGAGGAATCACCTGGGGAAAACAGGgaaaatcaacaaaaataaaggaaaaaggaattaattatattttttcttctttcttcattttttttttttttttatttctctcttttctGGAGATCAAAGAGAActcggaggggtttcttaggttccggtTGGAATTTTTTCTTAAGCatataggattttgtagaaagcaCACCTAAGGGAGATCGGAGGGAGAAGGCGGACGTCCGTGACAATGGGATGGGCGTTCGGGAAGGATtcgaaggcaaaaaaaaaaaaaaaagcgctgAAGGTTTCAGAAAAAAATAGCCGCAGCTCGACACGTGGCCCCTCATGGATTCAACTTTAAGGTATGTATAGAGCGAGCCCGGCCCGCCCGATCTACACTTTCGGATAACATTAGAGAAGGCCCCTCGCTCCGGAAACCGAAAGGGAACTCAaacgagagagagggggagggagagagagagaagggaagatGAGAGAAGAGGAGCTGCTGCGGTGCCAAATTCAGGAATGGTACCCCATCTTCAAACCTTATTCGATCCGCACCCTCTTCCACCCCCTCCCCGACTCCTTCCTCCGTTACCTCCTCGGCCTCCCCCTCAACCCTTCTTCCCCTGATGGCGACGCTGACGGTGACGACGATGCCCCGCCCCCTTTTCTCCTTCCCGTCTCCGCCTCCGGCCGCGATCCCCTCCCCCGCGCCACCGCTCACATCGACCCCGTCTCCCTCCTCGATTTTGatacttccttctcttcctccgaCGACGAGGATGCGGGTGAGGCCTCCAGCACCACCGCTCCGTCATTCCCGGAGctggaggcggcggtggagcgGTCGATCGCGGCCCTGGGTGGGGCCGCCTTCCCCAAGCTGAACTGGAGCGCCCCCAAGGACGCTGCCTGGATTTCCGCCGATGGCACCCTCCGCTGCACCTCCTTCGTGGACGTCGCCCTCCTCCTCCGCTCCTCCGACGCCATCGCCCACGACCTCTCCCACGCCCTACCTTCCTGCCGCGACAACGAGCGATCCTCCACGACAACCTTCTACCTGGCCCTCCGCAAGTGGTACCCGTCTCTCCGCCCGGAGATGGAGTTCCGGTGCTTCGCCCGCCACCGCCGCCTCGTCGGCATCTCCCAGCGCGAGGTCACCGGCTTCTATCCGGTGCTCCTCGATCGCCACCACGAGATCCAGCCCCTCATCGAGGTCTTCTTCGCCGAGGTCGTGAAGCCGAGATTCGGATCGGAGGACTACACGTTCGACGTCTACGTGACCGGAGACGGGCGGGTGAAGCTACTGGACTTCAATCCCTGGGGGGCCTTCACGTTGCCGCTTCTCTTCAGCTGGGAGGAGTTAGAGGGCGAGGGTTTTGGAGGGGAGGAAGGCCGGGCGGTGGAGTTTAGGATCGTGGAGAGCCAGTGCGGGCTGAGACCGGGGCTGAAGACGGCCGTGCCCTTCGATTACTTGGATACAGCGGAGAGCAGTGGCTGGGATCAGTTCTTGAAGAAGGCGGATGAGGAGCTCAGGAGGCAGATCCAGACCACTCCCGCCCCTGATGCTGACTGAATGCCTGCTTGTAGAAGAAAAGGACTCCTCATCCTCTTTGATCTAAGGTCAGTCAGTCCTCAAAAAAAGTCCTTGTTTTGCTTGTAATTGTTGTTTAGCAATGGGTTTTAAGGCAACTATGGAGTTTCAATCGTAGTTCCAGTTAAGGATCCAAGTATTGGTTCATGTCATACTGCTGAAAAGATTACCGACACAGTATAGAAGTATGCATATCATATACTTGCTTGTATTGGTCGGTAACAACCCATACTTGTGCATCATTGTGACGCATTATGATGCGGGTTAGCTTGATGTTGCCAAACTGAAATTAAATTTAGCCAATCCAATCCACACTACATTATTTCATACAGGTAGTTTCGTTTCACATCTTTTCTTCCCCAGGCCTTCTACAAGACTTTTGGCAAGCTATAAGCATTAGATGTTTGAAATTGGAAGTAGACAGAACCTAGATGCAGAGAGTTAAGCATGTCCTATGagttatgatgaatttcttcataaaaaacaAGCAAACATTGTGGGTCTAGCATGATAGTGGATAATAACGAACAAAGATAGGTCCTTGGATTTTATAATCCAAATCAATCTTTTACATAAAATTCTGTATGGATTGGAGGGACTCTGCATGACATGATCCCTCTGTAGcgatcaaaatttcttagagcaAGTTTATGATGCTTTGCAATTTTGACTTACAAAATTTTCATTTCATCAGCTTTGTTTGGGATTGTTTAGCTGAAGATAATGCTAATCTATACCTTGTGGGCAACGTTTATTAATTAGTGTATCACATATATTCAGGTTTTGTCTATTAGCAGCATCACACATGTTTAGGTGGACTAATGATgcttgatatatcttaaactgtcGAAGTTGGTTTATGGATGTTCAGGACATGTGTACCCACCAGTGTGAAGATCCTAATAACCAATCACACTTCTTCCTTGGCCACATACCTTAATTACTGATAATAAAATAATTGTAAAGTAAGCAAAAGAATATagcctaaaaaaaataaaaaattcaaggtGACAATCTTTATGTTTCGCTTATTAAAGTATAGATTCACTGTATTCAAAACAGTttctttaaaatatcaaatctgttCATGCACAGTGTGTAATGGGCTGCATGGTGTTTAAGAAATAAAATGTTGAGAGATTTTTGCTCATGCACATGTTTTATAGGTTCATGTATTTTTAGAAAACAAAAGCTTTGATGATTTGGGTTAATGTAGTTGTGGTATGTGCTTTGTGGTGGTTGATTTTATTTAGGAATTAACGCTGGTTAATGAAAATGTTTTATTATCTATAATGCATTCGAttagagcaaataaaattttacttaATTTGGTTTGCTGTCTTGCCATATGTGCAGTAATGGATTGAACGCTTTTCAGGAATATTATTTTGCCAATTGGGTTCTTGTGTAATTTTGGCTCATGGGTGATCTTTGTTCCTGTGCATCATTGTTTTTAATAACATTTTAGGAAACAATGTCTTTGCAGAtgcttttttcttgtacttgcaGGATGCTCTGTAATTTTTGCATGTTGTTCTTGGAAACCAAACCCTTGGCGATTGGGGATCCCATAGTTGTACTTGAAACTCCCATGACTATCCTCCTTATCTATCTAACTTTGAGTTCCATCTTTATATATGACAGATACGCTGCTATCCTCCTTATCTATCTAACTTTGAGTTCCATCTTTATATAAGTATATGAAGGAGGGAATGGAATTCTTGCAGATCCCACTTCTTACCACCTCTCAATCAACAAGAATGACAGTACCTCATGTGGATGAGAGTGTCTCCCACATATCTCCATATCATGATTAGACAAAAGAAATAAATTCAATGTAAGCCCTTGCACCTTTGCTCCTTTATGCAAGTAGTGGTGCTCAAGATCTATatgcatctcttcacacattgAAGATGGTTTCCTTGTAAAAGCATTCACCAACTGAGACACAAATTTCCCCTACTTCAAAGGTTCCTCCTTGTCTCCTCCTACCTTCTCTTTTCCAATTTTATCTACTCTTCTTCCACCATTTCTGGGTAAGCTGGGATCAAGTGAATTAGTCAAGTTCCAAAAGCAAGGTAATTTGACCTCCCAAGTACCATACAAACGCACCCCTTCAGCCATTGCCTTCCCTTTCTGCCTTTCTAGCATTAAACCATATGGCATTCATGTACTGAGTGCTTTAGGAAACCCAGAGAAATTGACACCATAGTTGAGAGAGCTCACTTGCACTACAGGTTTCATGGTATCTTCTTACTGAATCATCGAGACCGAATAGTCTAGAGAGTATCTGAGGTTAGTCTTTTGTTTGTTCTTATTTCTCCTTGTGATTCTCATGAAGTAATCCAAACAAGCTTGAATTTTAAGTTTATAGGATGTTGTTGATATCTGTCATATTCAATTCTTATTGACAGCATATCTTTCCTTGCAGTGATGAATGATTTTCTATTTCCCACTTTCCAGGATCAATTCATCCGTGTAGTTGGCAATTGGATGGTTTACTTGGAAATGTTCAGGAGTGGAGGCAACTAGGAGCTTTGCAAGCAAAATCTAGAAAAGCTGATACAAGTCATTGACTTGTTATGAAAATGGGATTGTGAGGGCTATCCTTGTATGGTTTCTGAGTTACTTATATTCCTTAAAATTCCGAACGTTTGCTCTGGGTTTTTAGAACATATGATGGAAAAAATGAATCTTGTGTGTATGGTTATGAATATTTGTAATTGCCTTTTTATGTTAACCGGGAAAAATGCTTGGCAAAAAAATGTATTGTTGAAAATTGCATGTGCAGGATCGTTTCCAAAAAATTGTGGAAAATAATTGGTCTGTTGATCAATCTACGAACAAGAGTACATACTAGGAATATTGCTCTAGTTGATTCTCTGTAAGGCAAGTGATCTAATGGTCTAATGTAGATTAGGGACTTCAACCACataattaaaactaaaattatgatctcatattGATGATATTCAATTGTTTGACTGCTACTTCTAGCTTGTCTTGGATTCCCGAGCCTTTTTGACGAAAAAAGACTGATCGAACAATTCTAGGTTTTGAAACTCTTGCAAGCCTTGTAAGCTTTGTGGTTTTGTGCCAAGCTTCTCTTATGCCTAATTGGCTGAAGCAACAGTTCAGCAGATATATCCAAGTAATCTCAGGCCGATACACTGTcataaaatcaaatcaatccttCCACTTTATGGCCAACCATTTATCTGATGGAAAAGGCTTTGACCTTATTGAGGGAAGTCTTTTATAGTGCATACAGGTAATCTCACAAATAAGAAGGATCAGAATAATTAAAACTAACCTTTCCAATGTCAAAACTCCTTATATGATATGCATTAATTTAGAGGAGTCAATTACATCCACTTAAAAAAGGATAATCTCAGTTGCAGCTGGTATAATAGGACATGTAAATATTCCTTGTTTGatgtttctctctttcttttcatcatGCCTGCTCTTGCCTGTCATAGGATGACAGATTCAAACTCCAAGAACCCACATGGTCTTCAAACCTGCTGGTGGCTTTGCCATTACAACAGCTGTCTTCAAAATCTGTAGTATCATGGATTACAGGCATCCCTCTCATGTAGTAATCATTTGATTACATATTAACTAATCCAACTAGCAACTAAAGCAAGCTAAGTGTGCTCATTATTCAATGAGTTGCACGGTAAGTAATTAATTAGCAAGCATCTTACTGTATATCATATCTTAAGATTAGGCAAACACCAAATAAATTAAGAATTGGTACTCTAGTTTTGCGAGCTGTATTTGTCAGCTAATCTTGCATTAGAAAAACGGCGCAGATGGGGCTCATGTCTTTATAAAATTTCCGACTTGCCTGTACAGGACAAGTGGAGGATATCCATTTGGTGCAGAGAGACGAGATACTTTGTTGAATGGCCAGTCCAGTTGGAATTATGCACTTGTTTGATAAAGAGAAGTCAAATTCGAATTTAGAGACTCTTGGTCCAAGCATTGCTCCTGCAATCAAGTTTTGATCCATATGGGGCAGCAAAGACAGAGTAGCGTCTGGAGGATCACTGTATTCAAGTTTTCAGAAAGGTTGATCGGTAACCTGGTTTCCTCAAGGGTTACCTGAGGTTCTATTTATTAGATGATATCAATCTTTTCTTTCGATCATTTTTCGTTTTTCTATAAGCAGATATGCAAGGAAGAATGCCACCATCTAAACAAAAACATGAAATCTCTCCGTATTGCATGCACTTACAAGAGGGATGCCAACAAAACAAACCAAACCCTGTTCTCAAAAGTGATACCTGAATCGGTGAACCCAAACCCCTGTTGTCATTAATGATGGTGAATTTTTTCCACTTCTAAGAAGAAGTTATGTCAGTGAGCTGATATATATGTTCACATTTTCATATCCTCTTATTTCTGAAGAAATGGGACTCGTTGAATTGGCATCAAaactgtgaaaaaaaaaaaactactaatATTTTTCCTTGTGAATCCTTCCTTGCAGATCGTTTCTGTCAGGGCTTGCATCTTTTTCAGATATGCCAGCTTTTCGGGCTGCCATGACCATGTTCTTAATTTTTCATTTTTGGCTGCACTAATTTCTTTCCCTATCCTTTGTGGCATTAATACTACTTAAATTGGATGACAGTTCAACTTGGAGGATGACCGAACTGGTATAGATGGCAGAATTAATGACCTACAAATTGGAAGTCCTTGGGTCCGACATGATATAGCAGAGAGTTACATGAATAGGATCTAccagtatgcatgcatgcatgcatctcGACTTTTTATTTCTACATTAATCTGAATAGACAAACATGCAATTTCTATATTAAAATCTCTTCAGAATCTTCTCTAGAATTTAACTTGTCATAAGATAAGTAGCCGcccgagaaaaaaaaatatagcaaaaTGGGCTTCCAAGGCCACGTGCTCATGAGCGTGGAAATGAGAAGGGAGGCTTGTATGGGAATCTTAGACGTGGGAATGCGACGGATCCGGCGATCCTTCTGCTGCCCTGCTCTCTTCTACTCTTTCCTTCTCAGTACTCTTCACTCGTTCCATTTCATTCATCATGCCAGCTAACAACTCCACACAAAAATATGTGCAAGTGCTTCACAACTCCATGCAAATATAAAGACTTCATTAGTCCTCCCCGTATGGATCTTAGCTCATAAGGAGCAATATATGAGGTGAGAGTTTTATTCCATGCATTAAGAATTCACACAACATCCCTCTTTAAGTAGTTGCTCATCTTCTTCCTGCTTCCATTTGGTCTATCCTTCTTGCTTGTCAGCCCTTCCTCTATGGCCCTTGCCAAGGAGCGAACTCTAGAAGGCTCTCAAACCTGTTCACTCTATGGGAATGTACATGGAGGAGGGCCTTCCATTCAAGGGTTGGATCCTTCTTCGCTTGAGTTATTCAGCTACAAGGGCCAAAATGATGTGATGCTTGAAGATGGAGGTGGCTCGGAGTCCTTCGAGGGGTATTCTGGAGGCCGCCTTCCTATGTTGTCTGATCCAAGCAACTCATCAAGTGGTGGCTTTGTGTTTGGGTCGGTGAACTCTTCACCACAAGGAACCCGTTCCATTGTCAACGTTGAGGCAGGGTCCGACCATTGGGCATACTCTGGCTCTTCGGTGCTTAGCTTCGAGCAAGGGGATAGGATGCTTTGCACTAACtatccaaatattgatcatgaagATGAGAGTGCTATTTGGATGGATGCCATGGATCCAAATTACCAATTGAATAACTTTGACAAGAAGCGTGGCAAGAACTCTTGTTTAATTCAAGACCAATGTTTTGATATGGGAAGTGGGTATAAATTGATGAGTAATGCCATGAATGAGAACAGACAGAATGAGGAGCAGTTCGGGCTGCTATGCCTGGGTGCAGCTGCTGGTGATGGTCATCAGGAGAGTGTTGAGCAAGAGAAAGGCATCCAAAAGTGCCCTTATATGGTAATTTGATCCACTTTGGGAGTTAGAACATGTTTATACAAAATTAATATATTGTTCTTAGAGAATTCAAGTAGTGAAACATGATAACATGAATTATATTCTTGTTTATTTAGAGAAGTATGTTGATTCTTCACATATAAACAAGAAACATTATTTCGGTTCTAATTCAGGCCATGGTTATTTTTGCAGGGTGGTGAATTGCGAGCCTCCAAGAAGCATCGCCGTAGCACAGGGAAGACCAAGGCCAATAGTCCATCCAAGGATCCTCAGAGTATTGCAGCAAAGGTTTGTTGATTCCATTATGCAATAATTCAATATATGATACTCCTCGGGCTTTCTGTATGTAACTGTTATGTCTTTATATAAGGCTACAGTAAAAGGAgcacttcatccaaactcctggAGATTTCCATTGACAGATGATTTCATGTTGCAGAACCGGAGAGAGCGGATAAGCGAGCGGCTCAAAATTCTGCAAGATCTCATTCCCAATGGCTCAAAGGTGCACCATCTTCCTTGAAAATTTCAATTTGGGCAATCATTTCATTGGCTCCATGTTAATTATCTTGTCACTTATAAAATTCAAATTGCTTCACTTTAGGTTGATTTAGTTACCATGCTAGAGAAAGCCATTAGCTATGTCAAGTTCCTCCAATTGCAAGTGAAGGTAATCATCATCCAAACTAAGTTGAGAATGGTGTGATTTTTGTATGCATTTAGACTAagcatttttattttgatataggTATTGGCAACTGACGAGTTCTGGCCAGCGCAAGGCGGGAAAGCACCTGAAGTGTCTCAAGTGAAGGAGGCTATTGATGCCATCTTGTCTTCTCACAGAAACAGCAAATCTAGCTCTTAGAAGTCAGTCTTAATGGGAAGAAGTCAAGAGAACACAGTAAGAGGACTCTACCAGAAGAATAAAGGAACCTCCACATGCCAAGAAAATAAGGCATTTTAGAGCTTAGTgctgaagagaaaaaagaaaaggccaCTTTCATCCTTTCCTTATTGAGCTCTCTTTCTGATGCTCATGCAATATTTTTTGAGATGCAATGGAATGGAAATGAACTGAACTGCAACAACTTTAGAAAGGAGTTTGAACTGGGGAATACAGAATGTCTTAATCTTTATTCTCCTGTTGAATATATTCAATTTCTGCTAATATTTTGAGATCCAATTTCCCTTGAGAAATTAGAGATTCAAGGTTTCAGATTATTTGAATGATAACTTTTTATATTTGGAAGCATGAATGTTATGGTGGACAAGACAGAAGCTCGCTCCAATACTAGGCTTCAAGTTTAGAGCTAATCAAGCGTTCCGATAATTATGACAAACTTTTATTCAAGTTTAGAGCTAATCAAGCATTCTGATAATTATGACAAACTTTTATTGGCCACTAGGGCCTTGACATGGCAAGGGCTGAAAgtcaaaataaaagatagaataaGCAATGTGTATCTTTTATATGCATTTGGACTTGAATAAAGTAGGGCATACTGGTTGGTAGCATGAAAGAGTTAGGTAGTGCTGTCTTGCAGATCACGAAAGTAGCCTGCATCACCATTCCGGGATCGGCAGCAACAGATAGCTTCCTTTAGGCTACTGAATCTAGAATGCATTCATGGAGTCCTGATTTGCTGAGAAACAAAATTATGCGGCCAAATTTGATAAAGCATTTGACAGCCAATCAAGTAATGCATATTCAACATAATGATTGTTTAGAGTCAAATTAGATTAATACAAAGTAACACTATCTTTTTCACCAAAGCGAGTTTCTTGTCATGCAAACCcttgaagaaaagagaaaaagggtTTATGGTATATGTAGTGGTAGGGGAATGTAGGAATTTTCAAGGCATCCAATAGCAAAGAATGTAGCCAAGAATAGAGCCAGGGAGTGGATGAAAACCTTACTTCTGGTCCTTGGAAAATCAGGAAAATAGGTTTGTGCATCTAAAACCTGCTAAATATTCTCGACTAAATGTGCTTGTTTTATTCTCCTTTCTGTCAAATGGCAGCAAATTTCCTTTCATACCATAATTTTGTAGGTTATATTAGAAAGTTGAGCAAAATGAATATCTTGTTTTAAAATATCCAACAACCATTGGAACTAGATATGCACATGAAATCAAGAGCATAACAAGATATGATCTTTCAAATAGAGCCGGGTGCTCGAGGTGTGCAGCACAgttatatgttttttttttttttttttcctgatgaaTTGGAAAGCAGCAGAGCTGAATATATTAAATAAAACTGTACATGAGACACAAGGCTACTTCCTCTTTTGAAGAAACAAGCAAAAAGATTAATCAGCAGAGGTGTGACGAAAGGAACAAAAAACAGAAAATAATAAACAAGAAATCGAAGAGCTTAATCAGCAGTCAACACTGAGTTTTCAAAGAAAATAGGgcttcttcctctttttgctGATAAATGGAGTATGAGACCAACTTCCGTCATGCGGAAAGACATTAGCCGAGCATTCACACAGTCTGCAAGTAGGACTTCCTTTCTAGAGTTGCAATCTAGGATCAATCTATTTTCAGCATCATAATGGAAAGTGACCAAAAAACAGCTTCAACATATTTGCAGCACAGTTATATGATCCAGCTTCTTGACTATATTTGAAATATTCAcaagaaaattattttgaaaagacAGCAAGCTTTAGGGACATGCATTGCTGGATAGATCAGTCAAGATCCTCTTAAATATGAATTACTTTGATTACAAAACTCGATTATTTGGGCCCATGGTTGAGAGCAGTGTCTATGATAGAGCAActgatctatttatttatttataggtaGAGAGCTATGAGTATGCGCAGTGACAGCAGGCTATTGGAGCAAAAGAATGAAGAACATTTTGTTGTGCAgtagaatataataataataatgattacAAGATATGGAATTAACATTTTTGCATGATGAGAAATTGCAGCAAGCACCCTTctgttcataaaaaattaatgaagCAAGCATCCAATGGCTACAAGTATCATCATCAACAGAGGATGGTTGGTGTGATGTTAATATCAAAAATTGTTCGATTAAATTAAGACTATACTTGTGGTCTGCATCTAAGAGCGATGTGTGCTACAAATAGAGCTTCAGAGTTCATGCACCAACACATTTAGGACAAATGAGCAGAAGTGCCACATGCAGGTGAATTAAATACATCTTAGTTATGCAACAGGAAAAATGAATCATCAACAATGTGGCATAGGATTAATATATCTGCAGGGAAAATGGAAATGTGAAATTACAACACCAAGCACTCAACAACTAGGATCACCAGCTCTGAGAGGAGGCAAGTTGGTGGCAGCTTCCCTAGATTGTTCCTTTGAATCACTCACACACACCATGCACATGTGTATTTATGTCAAGCTTCACATGACTCACATGCAAAACCCTAATCTCCCGGGCGGGCAGCCGGTTTCGAGGAGCAACCTCCTCTTCCAATCCAAAGTCCTACAGCAAACAATTGCCCATCCACAAACAGAAAAACATGCCATTAATAAGAGGATGCCTCCCTAAGTAGAATACCTGTTTCTCCTAGGGAAATGGCCACCATAACTCTCGTCGCCCGTTGCTCCCAACCATCTGATCGGCTGATCGAATGGCTCGTAAGTTCCCGAAGACCGTAAATTCATGGATCCTGTCTGGATGGCTGCCTTATCTCGATTGGGGACTCTTAACTACTATAATTGTATAATCATTAATTGACTCTTGATTTCTGTTATCTTGGTCTTTTTTTATTGCATCTATAAACGTGGCATGGTGGAATTCTAGAGTGCCAATTTTCAAATAAGTAGGAATGATGTGTTGTGCCTCCATGGGGCTCAAAGCAGGCAATGGAAGATTTTAACCCATAACATTTGTTTATGGACAATGATTGATATCCTGCTGGTAGAGTTAAGTGCATGTGCATATATCTGACAAACTTTGGTGCTCTATGTTGAGATTATTTTAATACTAATAAAAAGGAAAGTTGTATTGTGTGAAGGCAATGGTTCTTCAGAGTTCAAACTTCTTGGCTAAGGAGATGGATGAGAGTGCCAGGTAGATAAGTAGCTAAGCCAAGCTGGTGGTACCACTCCCCTCACATGCATTGAATACCTCATTGCCATCTAGCAGACAAAATCACCAGTTCTTTGGTGGGCATATCAAACATAAAGGAATGAGAATCTTCCTTATCATTCTCTTGCCTCCTAAAATGGaccttttttgtaaaaaaaagacACTGCAGTTAATCATAGTTGGAGCAGACAAGAAGTGCATCAAGAAAAATACAGGCATAATGCATACAAACGCTGCTCGTTAGATGGCTTAGCAGACCCAAAGTCTGGCCTATATATATTTGCAGTGGAAATAAATAAGAGAACGGACATAGAGATCATGGATAACCAATCTACAGTAATTGCATTGGGATGCATGCAAGTGGCAAGAAGATCAAAAGATATCCAAAAACAATATTATTAGCAATAATGCATGCGCAAGTGATTTATATATATAGTTcgcaaaatattttataaatggtCGTTTAACAATTTGTGAGTAGATCATGTATTTTTCTTGATAATTGAATAGTTCTTGATTATTTGCTTTACAGAGAATGATTCGAAGAAACGTGCAAGCACGCGCGCGCGCACAGAGAGCGAG
This genomic window from Elaeis guineensis isolate ETL-2024a chromosome 13, EG11, whole genome shotgun sequence contains:
- the LOC105056358 gene encoding uncharacterized protein isoform X2 — protein: MSPSSMALAKERTLEGSQTCSLYGNVHGGGPSIQGLDPSSLELFSYKGQNDVMLEDGGGSESFEGYSGGRLPMLSDPSNSSSGGFVFGSVNSSPQGTRSIVNVEAGSDHWAYSGSSVLSFEQGDRMLCTNYPNIDHEDESAIWMDAMDPNYQLNNFDKKRGKNSCLIQDQCFDMGSGYKLMSNAMNENRQNEEQFGLLCLGAAAGDGHQESVEQEKGIQKCPYMGGELRASKKHRRSTGKTKANSPSKDPQSIAAKNRRERISERLKILQDLIPNGSKVDLVTMLEKAISYVKFLQLQVKVLATDEFWPAQGGKAPEVSQVKEAIDAILSSHRNSKSSS
- the LOC105056338 gene encoding uncharacterized protein: MREEELLRCQIQEWYPIFKPYSIRTLFHPLPDSFLRYLLGLPLNPSSPDGDADGDDDAPPPFLLPVSASGRDPLPRATAHIDPVSLLDFDTSFSSSDDEDAGEASSTTAPSFPELEAAVERSIAALGGAAFPKLNWSAPKDAAWISADGTLRCTSFVDVALLLRSSDAIAHDLSHALPSCRDNERSSTTTFYLALRKWYPSLRPEMEFRCFARHRRLVGISQREVTGFYPVLLDRHHEIQPLIEVFFAEVVKPRFGSEDYTFDVYVTGDGRVKLLDFNPWGAFTLPLLFSWEELEGEGFGGEEGRAVEFRIVESQCGLRPGLKTAVPFDYLDTAESSGWDQFLKKADEELRRQIQTTPAPDAD
- the LOC105056358 gene encoding uncharacterized protein isoform X1; this encodes MSPSSMALAKERTLEGSQTCSLYGNVHGGGPSIQGLDPSSLELFSYKGQNDVMLEDGGGSESFEGYSGGRLPMLSDPSNSSSGGFVFGSVNSSPQGTRSIVNVEAGSDHWAYSGSSVLSFEQGDRMLCTNYPNIDHEDESAIWMDAMDPNYQLNNFDKKRGKNSCLIQDQCFDMGSGYKLMSNAMNENRQNEEQFGLLCLGAAAGDGHQESVEQEKGIQKCPYMGGELRASKKHRRSTGKTKANSPSKDPQSIAAKATVKGALHPNSWRFPLTDDFMLQNRRERISERLKILQDLIPNGSKVDLVTMLEKAISYVKFLQLQVKVLATDEFWPAQGGKAPEVSQVKEAIDAILSSHRNSKSSS